The Lolium rigidum isolate FL_2022 chromosome 2, APGP_CSIRO_Lrig_0.1, whole genome shotgun sequence genomic interval TTCCATATAGAACTATTTACATCTTCCCAAAAATGGACAGAAAAAACATGTAAAACAAACACTGAATCTTCAGAAGCTAGAAACAGCTACTTGCTGGCTAAGGCCCATGGATGGCTCCAAACCATTTCCGCAACGGCAAGGCCTCACCACGGAGCTCAGGAAAGCTCTCTCTACCTCTTCTGATGCATTCCTTCTGAGCAAGCACATGACATACTCCATCACTGTTGCATCACAAGGCAGTGTGATCCTCCCATCACTTGTGAAGCCAAACTCATCCCGAGACATCCTCAGGAGCTCCCCAATGATCGTTGTACTGAGGCACACCAATGGCACCTCGAACCGCCGCCCGTCAGCAGTGTACATGGCACAGTGACCCTTCACTGCCACAAACGTGCAGCACTCATCAACTTCTTTCGCTGCCGTCCACATGAGCCTCTTCCTCCCAACGGCTGCCACTCTTCGCCACTTCTTTATCATTTGAGAAAGTATCTTGGCACTGACCATGGTTGTATCTCCTTTCTTGGCAGAAAGTTTAGAGTTTTGTGTCAAGTGTTAATCTAGTTGTAGTGCTTGCTTGTGGATGGAACCTGCGGTTCAGAACTGCTCTATTTATAGGTGGGGGGAACGATAAGCATGCAGCTATCAAAACAAGCTGGAAAGGGACAATGCCATGAGCTTGGAACGTGCAATGTTTAGAGGTTACATCTTTGGTACTTGTTGGAGACAGTGGTGGTAGGGTTTGGGTGATTGGATATCTCAATGTGCTGCCATACTGACCTGCTTCATGGCTTAGGGGCATGCTTGATGAGGACTACATGTAAGTCAGGtccaacactactaggaaaaaggcaatcagtggcgcaccacatatagccttcagtggcgcactagtggtgcgccactgctatcacgccactgctaactcctagCAGTGgagcactaggggtgcgccactactagcctggataccagtggcgcactgcgtggtgcgccattgacatgtccagcagtgcgccactattactccaaagtggtgcgccactgttggtcagaggcagtgcgccaccactgtctagatgtggtgcgccactgctaccgttttgcgtgcgccactgtttcagcgaggtggtgcgccactgctgcgtgtggacgtgcgccactgctgtctccaggacgtgcgccactgctgaggttcttggtgcgccactgctagtctcggaggggatcacagggcagtgcgccactggatccagcgcagtgcgccactgctacttagtggacgtgcgccactgatgggcctctagtgcgccactgctactatttcgatttttttttgtatgcTGGCAGGTAtatatacaggttgtatatcacaatacaatagcacaatacaggatatataacacatataaacaacagcacaactgatccatacatagttcttcacattagccccacatgattcacaagaattgacattagagaagttacgatgttacaatgcaagttacggagtTACAaattcacaaatgagctagtggttacacaaggtcgatcatctaaactagcatcacatagaagagagctagagttactactagcaccgtcccgatgaaagtggtcttcatccggttcctcctccgctccgtcctctctcccgccagatagcgtgcgtatcctgtcttcggcctccgctctagtggtgtaccctttgtagtcagttaccgctaaaacggtgaacctgtctccgacactcctcccagtcgttgtagactccggggaccttgcccttgtacacgacataccacgtcatatctgcacatatatgaacaagccaaagaaacattagtgcacgctcatagatgtttgcaacgaataagagcaaactcaaaaacgatccaagtagtatgaactaaaaggcatgcctcatacattgttggtcggaacaaatatgaacatcccgggatggcgttagtgaggccgggtaggatgcacaagagattgatatttgtgccatcacaccaggctcactagcgacacccggagtgtacagttgaccgaacattctaatcatcggcactaaaatggaagaaagagccaagtggtatcaactaaatagcatatgcctcatacattgttggtcggaacaaatattaacattccgcgaaggggtaagtgaaaccaagtaggatgcacaagagattgatacttgtgtcatcgcaccaggttcacttgccCCTCCCCAGAGAGTTGACCAACCAttataatcatcggcattttgaaaatctcaaagcaaatggaatgacaaaatgaaataagtgcctcatacattattggtcaacacaaatactatggtcagaaaccatagttgcagtatacaccgcagtatactttgcagaagggccctctttccccggccgccgttccgtgaacgggtccttaaCGACACAACAACGCTGATCTGCCTCTCcgacgcagaaccacggcagaccCAGCCGcgtcccttgtggccgcgtctcctgcgctcttctgcatggccggaccacgattggactcaccgggggaataatgataatcgccatcaacaCTATCGCCAGACTCCACGGGAGCATAGCGGTTGCAGcggatgccacttttcttcccttGCCGTgcggtgaacgagtctttgatgcaaagaccgtgccggcctgcccggaggccggcacggtctttgcatcaaggactcgttcaccggacggcGAGAGAGAAAAGCGGCATCcgctgcaaagtactctacacTCGTGGACtcgacgatagtggtgatggcgattatcggtatttccccggtgagtccaatcgtggtccggccatggagaaaagcgcagagcccattagacacggccacaagggagacggctggaccggcgtggttccgcgccgaagagacatgtcggcgttgttgtctcgtcaaggactcgttcaacgAACGGCGGCGCGGAAagagggcccgtctacaaagtatattgcggcgtataggtgaccaaacattctaatcatcggccaatggtgcgaaagcaaatggaagaatgacaagggcctcatactttgtcggtcgaaacaaatatgaacatcccgggatggcgttagcgaggccggagtaggatgcacaagagattgatatttgtgccatcacaccaggctcactagcgacaccccggagtgtacaagtgaccaaccattctaatcatcggccaatgcaattaagaagtgccaactcaaataagaagataagtagctagtatgaactaaatggaatgcctcatactttgtcggtcaaaaaaaatattaacatttagggatggagtgagcgagaccaggtaggatgcactagggttgaaaatgaaaggGAAACTTTCCGTCCGTTTTCGAAGAAAAATGAAATGGAGAGCAAAAAAGGGAAAAGGAAATGGCATTTTGCGGAAAATGAAAGGAAACGGAAGAATCATAAAAGGAAACGGAAATGAAAACGAGGGAGCTGTTTCCGACGGAAACGAAAACGGCAAAGGAAATTCCGGATAAACAAATATGAAAAGTTTCCGCAAATGTAACCTAGAGAGACCCATGTTCTTGGTAGGCCTACATTTACACATGAAACTAGGCCTGCAGGCCACCTACTAATTATAGACAGCCGCCTACAGTCCCGACGACTCATCTCTGTTTGGGACGATTCCACAAGACCTAGTCCCAACTCCCAAGCGAGCGACTGCCCACAAACAGTCTTAGTGTCAAcgcaaaaatatttatgtgaacTTGCGCTTGTCTAAGTGTTACACTATGTCTGTTACGTAGTACTTTATGTTGAATTGCCGCTTATTGAAGTTGAGTAATATTCCTTGTCTTATTGTCTACTTCGTTATATGTGCTTTTTCGGTATACATACCAAGGTAATATGCCGCCATTTTATTATGATAAATATTCATTTTCGTAACGTATCCGTCCCGTATCCGCTCCATATTCATTTCCGGtgattttcgttttcatattCGTTTCCGGGGTTTCCGATTTTGTTTTCGATTCCGTTAAGATAGGCGGAAACAAAAACGATAAGACATATTTCCGTCCGTTTCCGTTCCGTTTTCAAccctaggatgcacaagacatggatatttgtgccatcacaccaggctcgctcacGCCATCCCCAAGTGTACggatgaccaaccattctaatcatcggcatatgcaaacaaaattaacgaccaaatcaagtgcggaaaacgacagagccatatatataagttcacaaacatagccgaactagtaattaatagcaagtaaagtgctggataaagtttattacaacacaatcacgtctttagttcacacaactacataactaggctcgcacatcaagactttccactcggagcgtggataaaaccgccgcctttcttcaagcacatccatgagcggtagtcgtcaccccgcATTTGGAGCATCGTGTCTATATCACTcgtttgacggctgatagccggcgtagaactccccgcgcttctaatgacatcttgatggatgatttcacaaaactcgtttggatgcggaagaagtcttgcttgatgccgtcgtcggggacccgcgccaatttgttggcccggtCTCCGAGATGCTCGAGTAGCGTAAGCTGctcgctggtcccgtatgaacttattcatgtgatagagggcgtagtaggcatccttcgtactagaaggcggcttcttgacgcaggggaactttgtttggtgcttgaacacatgcttcccgtacctaacatttggcctctccatgtggcctttcgctttgacgtagccattgagagcatcatcaagtacggccttgacattcgtgtagtccgtgcttgacttaccgtccgcatctaAGTATGTGGCCATGGAATGTCTCGGGGTTACGGAGATGAGTGTGCGGgtattgtctctgcgtagaacacataatgtttaagaacaggacgattgaaatctagaataatcacgagttaagaccggtacggtgagggggtgacttactcgggaaatacgggCGGGAGGAGGTTATACTTattctggttcgctagaaagaagcccTTGAGGTATtcactcgcgactgcccggtctccggcggtggccaagtggacggcacgcatgtagaaggggtcggctatcgcgatgcccGGGGTGTTgtctctaatgatccgcatcgccttgctgagcgagtataggcgaatgaaggtgtagtgcagcggataactgttcaacatggcgaagatgtcatcataccgcaggaagatcttcgcCGCGAagtcactatcgacaaagccatgtcccgagggcaccttggcaatatctGTTCTTAGCAAATGTATCTGTTCTTAGCAAATGTATGGATCAAAGCCACTACCTTGGAAGGATGCGCGGCGTCGGTCCTCTGCTGCGGCGTCAGCTGTCGAGGGTCCTCTGCAGcgtgctcctcctgctccggctccGCGGCGTGGCGAGGGCGTGGCggcgtgctgctcctgctccgggcgtggcggcgtgctgctcctgctccgggCGCGGCGAGTACTGCGGGGGCGCGGCGGTGAGGGCTCGAGGCAGAGGATCTGCGTGGCGTTGCTGCAGATGAGAATCGAGGGGGAGGCAACCGCCGGcggggaggtgaatcgagggggacGTACCTGCGCGACGGTCGCTCGCGTGAGAAGTGAGATGGCGCCTGCTCAAGGGAGGGGTGGCGGCCGCCGGTGGGTGGTGGCGTTGCTCAGGGGGCGCCGGTGGTAGGTGGATTGAGGGATGGGGTGGCAGCGCTCaggggaagaaggggaggggtggTCAGGTGGGATCTGGTGCAGGGCGCAGGGCGTCTccggcgaagaggaagaagagggacgGCGGCGTCGCTCAGGGGAAGAAGAGGGACGGCGGCGTCGCTCAGGGGAAGAAGGGGACGGTGGGATCTGGTCGGGACGGGGGAGAGAAGGGGATTTTTCTCTAAGTCCCCGACTccccttagcaatggcgcacctctaggggtgcgccactatgtggcttagcaatagcgcacctctaggggtgcgccactgcgtctttaggtttaggtcaaaaggcTGTCGCGTGGGGATTTGACATATCCCGCTTAgtaccgcactggctctgtccctggttggtttgtgccaaacccctgccggccaggttcgaaccctggcggccccattttttccttttctttttaaattgatttaacactataataaacatccaaaatagcataatacaccaaaataaaaggcataaataattataattatgtagaatatttaaaatactatagaatctagaaaatgtccaaaaatataaattatatgtctattttgatcggtacaatgtgtagattaacaatatgacatccattattcatacaagaaaatgatacataattatcttttcacaatcttcttgcccttctttctcgcggttgaataatttagcccggaactcctagacttcttctcttgaatggacggcctttaggtagggtggtcctacttcttcttgttgtgtatggttcttcatcatcgtcgtcgtcatcttccatcttcggatcaccgtactcggtcaaagtctagctcgttggcggctccatccattccgatgatgctccttttgcctctcctcacgacaacacggtcgggcttttgcgggtcggtaatgaagaagcattggtccacttgggaagctagtacccatggctcatatttcgcggtgacctttgcgcccgctgtcttggatttggcttcgggtataaccatggtggtgaaatgccggtcttcttttacgacattcttggcccacctgacacggaacatcggcacaatctctccggcgtagctcagctcccagatctcctcgatctttccgtagtatctctgcttgatgtcaccggtgtaggactccatcgttaccccggagttctgataatcgctcttcatgtccttttcctcggtgtagaatgtgtacccattgatatcgtacgcctgaaatgtcatcgagttgtgttcggcgccccgtGACAAGGCGaagatgagtttttcttccgcgagaagaatcctcgtctatagggtacgtcggcatcttgttcttgaaccaccgcgtgaaggttgagttgtgctctttgattatatctccgtccgtcctccgttggccccgatcaccgtacgtctttgcgatgaaggttttgtgctctaccacccaaggatcgaccacgtctatgtgttgtagcgcgactaggtttgctctttcaaagtcggcgattcgacccttgaagtcgacatgcatttcgcggctaccgtcgcggtgaccccatccagcgagcttcccgagatgcctgtttacgggcaggccaacggggttctcgatttctagataactcgtgcagaaggagatgcactcttcggtcagaaagcccttggctatgcttccgtctggacgtgccctgttgtgaacgtaccctttgatgacaccattcatcctttcgaacggcatcatgctcgtgcgggaacgtcggccccggttggatgatatcctccacgatatgtaccggtAGATGCACCctaacgtcgaagaaagcgggcgggaagtacatctcaagctcgcacggtatcaccacgatctcttcctcgtagccttctaagttgcctcacgccaacggacttccgagagatgacgtcgaaaaagttgcataggccaaaagcgtttcacggacgtgcgcgtccatgatcccacggattgcaaccggaagtatctgcgtcatcggcacgtgacagtcgtgagacttcatcccgccgaacctcgctcgctttgtctaggtacctgcttatcttccccgcgtacccgtagggaagttttactcctaggagacgatcgaaaaactgctcgatctccttcgacttagagtgaagcacgcgggggcagtaatattcaatctttttggcctttttgcccttgcgacgactttgcgtgtcctccgcctcatcatcgtcatcgtcatcatcatcatcatcatcattagggcgtcccgcgtgaagctcctccccgatcccaattgattgcaagtcgtaccttgctttcggcccatctttggtcttctccggcatgttgaggagggtaccaagcgagactctcgcacacgttcttcgtgatgtgcatgacatcaaggctgtgaggcacacggaggatcttccgagtacggcaagtcccggaaaacggacctcgtcttccataccttaagcagcggctccggcgcctttcgcttctttcccggcggtgggcactctttccaatttttcaatagctcgtctatttgctcgccgcttctcgtacgtggccgtcttcggggttcgtcttcaccatcgaacggatccttgcgtttcctccatgggtcttcgtcgcgaagccaccttcgatgtcccatgaacaccgttttcgaggacccgtgatctctatctagccggcggtacgttgtgtcgtccatgcactcgacgcatgcattgaatccgtggaccacctgccccgcgacatatccgtaaccgagaaagtcgtgcaccgtcgtgagcgagtgcggctctcatagggaaatattcttccgcggcggcgtcccacgtattggcgggcgtgtcccatagcgtggctagctcctctttcgtaAGCCCCATATActggattgatgtcgttccctggttgttttggCCCTtcgattagcatactcatttgaatgtacttcctcttcatgcacaaccaggggggaggttgtacatccacacaaacacgggccgggtgctatgcgtgctgctccggctgccaaacggattgactccatcggtgctcgcgcccagccttatgttcctaggatcgtccccaaattccgggtactcgaggttcaacgcattccaccggctagcatccgaagggtgtctcaacatcctgtcctttttctttttcttcggatcatctcgcgtcatcttctcccttcctcatctccgcgtgccggcgcattagctttgcttgcttaggatccgcgaaataccgctgcagacgaggagtgatcggaaagtaccacaccaccttccgaggagctttcttccccttcttgtaccgactgacgccgcacaccggacatatggtacactccgcgtgctcgttccgataaatgatgcaatcgttcaagcacacatgatatttcacatgcggtaaatccggaggacacacgattttcttggcctcctcgatactagtcggacacgtgttacctttgggaagacgttcctgccagaatgacatgttgtcgttgaaggatgtgtcggtcattttgtgctttaccttcatctccagtgccatgagcgttactttcaggcgggtatcctccggcctgcatccttcatacaatggagtaaccgcgtctacctccagcttgatccatcttggctttctctcgggcggcagctcttgcgttactcgtacgcTTGAGAAgcggctcttgaagataagggtcctgcacccgagtccatcgacgatggtccatcgtcttcatcttcatgatgacctccatcttgatcttccccatcatcaggtccaggatctcctacattatgatcatgatcatctccgggatcttctacatcctgatcatgcccgagatcttctacatcctgatcacctccttccttatttcttgttgaaatcccatggacaaattcataatcatcttcgtcgccttcccaccgatagccatccatgaaaccacgcatgagaaggtggtcccgcaccatatcgtctttagggtccataaggctcgtcggcttgcatcttcgacacggacatcttatctcctt includes:
- the LOC124686429 gene encoding auxin-responsive protein SAUR36-like; translation: MVSAKILSQMIKKWRRVAAVGRKRLMWTAAKEVDECCTFVAVKGHCAMYTADGRRFEVPLVCLSTTIIGELLRMSRDEFGFTSDGRITLPCDATVMEYVMCLLRRNASEEVERAFLSSVVRPCRCGNGLEPSMGLSQQVAVSSF